In a genomic window of Leptospira broomii serovar Hurstbridge str. 5399:
- a CDS encoding type I polyketide synthase, translating to MKATENKERREDMTMREDARDVVRNFLPEDVRISVLFAGQGNNPLPELMSLYETEGDGSEFFQRLYSTLGTCMSQVQKEGSGFLFPEGFDLRTWLLDPDAVPKDLIQKSSLYSVPLVFAAQAGNLFRFLRNESDWKMFRSKTAGIYGHSQGIFAGLLLSSSPNREIFLDNFEKTFSALFFLIFRAQIVYPEMDVDPEVLRRFAKKGEIPFPMAQMRFSEQVDSLQEVLYNYNTFVDSSDRVFLCLINGPSDRVFGGSPEALLKFRDYLSRSGHDGVRTWNFISASIPFHSPFLVEVPKMVEADFARIGFSPRLQDLEIALYDTRKGEDMRTLSSTTNLANDLASMVAHDLLDWNRTLSSLIGSEGKQLLLSFGPGNFVEKLSAPFLKGRSFLVKNLTQEERFRAFLKSDSFSFPLDWKDYAVTFGKLADGREFPLNRYSRWTGRPPVFGGGMTPSTVEPEIVIAAAKEGYVVEWAGGGQVTEELFRKRLELIRQELPPGKGIIVNLLYLDAYLWNLQVPLVKKCKSEGAPIDGVTISAGIPEPDEAVRLLEEFSSLGIWLNSFKPGTVDQIQKVLRIADKVPHITFMMQIEGGAAGGHHSWEDLEDLVQSTYGEIRKRSNLILAVGGGIGSPEDSALWLSGDWDPKNKKPVDAVFLGTRLMAAKECKTSLAIKKELVRKSGDADWLKTKEGKDVGGVVSGKSGLGADIYYASNTWTKLSELAEKITKGKEPKEARRNVLDHKAELIELINRTAKPYFGDIDAMSYNDVLERFVELTCPGERLRSSEGDWPDHPFIDFSFRTRLQELFLRFEGRLLFPVKEVESLLQRIEDLDDPNAFLIRWRKTYPIGNDLFILPEDREFFLEVCKRPGKPVNFIPILDEDLVRWIRSDSLWYSHCIDMDPNSCPWIPGPRALVGLLKENEPVSEILKSFVNGLKSEVEPIKIELWKEFLPRKNSEPLQGVEFIRSESKTEAFLPSLEFVQKETWIAFLSRQGEGMISALLACARINGKVSDIPDWFSPSLCRKFSWRVADSGELIELCAYKEGDTLPSVTLRLLGKKSAELTLFFSHPQDHDYIPFNRRFTAVDEPDVLFLEDGEFRSESIRSFYSTVWKLGNHQEFAHSIQFPLYSNGSYKEKKNERAIERSEIVDFRKATNDYFRKDFEEGRDLFSSLSMGAVFAWKEIIGPLFSFPKADLFRLLHLSQNFTWKPSAAGLKVGDLISSSARISSVEKLADATAVYVSGEIWNREVSVASFETGFLLRGLRVDFASFDSRQKEEGILVSSLAKADVLRQISWIRKKSDSTEILQGDVLRFQTQKRLSVSEGKETRHEIEGIVYRIDKLGNKSIYADFIINEKTVGTETSSLDRIFQVFESADSPIPLKKKYKLVSEVFRAPNDMSSYSAASQDANPIHTDPNFARFGGWERPIVHGLWTSSQVTNILVRFACGGDSSRLVSLKETFEAPVYLNEELRLDAFHVAQSSGNQVIEISLQSKNGETKLKAEALVSPAKTSYVFTGQGSQSQGMGMKLLEEFPEAREIWTQAEHTANSELGFSLLEIVRNNPTSIRCGGRDWVHPKGVLHLTQFTQVALVAKSLADWAILKKRGYLVPDSPFAGHSLGEFSALAARGFIGSENVFKIVYNRGFTMQRLVPRDAAGKSNYAMSVVLGNRHVGLNEAKILELVNESKKETGLHLEVVNYNIRDKQYSVTGHIEALELLEAKSKKFAKGKKTTIRLEGIDVPFHSRILFSGVPDFRATLEQNIPSDLPLRDLDGKYIPNLVAIPFSVSKEFLQTLMDVSGSEYISALLKKNPEELDSNEVRRTILIELLAYQFAMPVQWIRTQEVFFGELGINRLIDVGARGDLSGMARQTLKDRTDSSKFQILHLEENRDEVFYEKEDVPDAEWSVQIEEAESLPEESKSSTSVEHNVSVPPVVKEEVIIASHNGSSLEIPNVTLDRKDALFSLLSLKAGVRVDEISESGTVDDLFGGNSSKRNQALADIGSEFRTNALEGAHEKPLKDFIQVLADRMPYEQPGPYLRSAFEETVKKFFPPEFGRKEIFQHLKEERMLSEGGVFAVSIYLPLAARDGESLGKGALSSIGLKSRLTGAKESVRWLDQAVDLFSSWKKVQIPKRSAFSSSGGGGAKVDAAALEALERKYFGLEGAFAKSIRDLRRRLLEDDPYSEYLIHDLSKIEEGRSVLDKSENRILPIFSEKKIVSFKNSHQWAKKRILAIAAQFLKGEIREFSKEDTLYFGNHSDSEILDILEYWKVAFGKKADKSVLSDERKRFENANLQFSRLKDRLSERIDESPIFVYPRVVHRPDLRDGENGSLVCDDEEVELNPAVSYSRFSFLESSEDFGSTFERNEAGTKEYSKILNDLCLTGISFSGKKVLVTGAGPGSIASEIVKAFLLGGADVVLTTSSYSSDRIGFYKKLYQRYGAKNSSLQVVPFSQGSFADIRSLADWLDSKNWIPDFLFPFAAIGEENTASALDDTSLLSIRIMLVGVEKLIGELGKRRVNFDDAEHKLNVILPLSPNHGIFGRDGMYAETKLGLETLFRKKFSEAADWGRSVRILGGVIGWVRGTGLMEANDLLAPILEDQTGMRTFSRSEMGFLLIGLAGWSMRNGSLEVVKADLTGNLRDVKNLGERLAKIRAEIIARNKHTTEIQNISSTLYPTRPVRKVKPIPKQGLAFPEAPNATDLEEFKQTIKTDLSKLVCVVGYSELGPGGSSLTRWDLEKFGTLSLEASLEMAWMMGYIQYRTGEKGKVWTDVKTGEEIQEWEVKEKYESEILKHSGIRIVEVKSSGFDPTEISVFADVVLEEDFYIPVSSSEEAEEFRKAEPEITEIYNNQKSEKWFIKRKKGSVLKIRKASAINRKIAGQIPDGWDPEKYGIPKDLIRQVDMITIFNLYCTCEAYLRAGLDPFELFETVHPSQVGTTVGSGMGGMKMLKRLFLDYRLGDERQHDALQEALINVTAAWAVTSYAGIYGTMQTPVAACATGGISIELARDTILSGKAKFMIAGAFDDIAEESMIGFGDMNATANSEEMAEHGIEPSSICRPNDIRRNGFLESQGGGIILLSRGDIALQMGLPVYGIVGFAASRTDGIQSSIPAPGIGLLSLAADSETESSPLKEALLDFGLSADDIALVYKHDTSTKANDKNENRLLHTLMRKLGRTPGNSLAVVSQKSLTGHPKAGAAVWQTIGLLQSLEEGVISGNRNLEDVDSDMNVYSSLSFTDETISFGKNFWKAGMLSTLGFGHIGALVLLLHRNFFWVSLNEDEKREYLKLRKKRENYAGRRYNEIRLGTGVNLYEKKTHSFVESDQEESVLLDASFRVAAQSTEHFLEESKEHKSAGIRS from the coding sequence ATGAAAGCTACGGAGAATAAAGAGAGACGGGAAGATATGACTATGCGGGAAGATGCGAGGGACGTAGTCCGAAATTTTCTGCCGGAGGATGTGCGAATAAGCGTATTGTTTGCCGGCCAGGGTAATAATCCATTACCCGAATTGATGTCATTATACGAAACGGAGGGAGACGGATCGGAATTCTTCCAACGACTTTATTCGACCTTAGGAACCTGTATGTCTCAGGTTCAGAAAGAAGGATCTGGCTTCCTGTTTCCCGAAGGCTTTGACTTGCGTACTTGGCTGCTTGATCCGGACGCCGTTCCGAAGGATTTGATCCAAAAGTCCTCTTTATATAGTGTTCCTCTCGTGTTCGCGGCTCAGGCCGGAAATTTATTCAGATTTCTTAGAAACGAATCGGATTGGAAAATGTTTCGTTCAAAGACTGCCGGAATTTACGGGCATTCCCAAGGGATATTTGCCGGGCTTCTACTATCCTCTTCTCCTAATCGGGAAATCTTTCTGGATAATTTTGAAAAAACCTTTTCCGCACTTTTTTTCCTGATATTTCGCGCACAAATCGTCTACCCGGAAATGGATGTGGATCCTGAAGTCCTTCGACGATTCGCAAAAAAAGGGGAGATTCCTTTTCCTATGGCTCAGATGCGATTTTCCGAGCAAGTTGATTCATTGCAGGAAGTATTATATAATTATAATACTTTTGTCGATTCTTCTGATAGGGTTTTTCTTTGTCTGATAAACGGTCCCAGTGATCGGGTTTTCGGCGGCTCTCCCGAGGCATTATTAAAGTTTAGAGATTATCTATCTAGATCCGGACACGATGGCGTGAGGACTTGGAATTTTATCAGCGCCTCCATCCCGTTTCATTCTCCGTTCCTCGTTGAAGTGCCTAAAATGGTCGAAGCCGATTTTGCTAGGATCGGATTTTCACCTAGGCTGCAAGATCTGGAAATCGCCCTTTATGATACGCGTAAAGGAGAAGATATGAGAACTTTATCCTCGACGACGAACTTGGCCAACGACTTGGCTTCGATGGTTGCTCATGATCTATTGGATTGGAATCGAACTCTTTCTTCTCTTATCGGGAGTGAGGGAAAGCAACTTCTCTTATCATTTGGTCCCGGTAATTTTGTAGAAAAGCTGTCCGCGCCTTTCTTAAAAGGCCGTTCATTCTTGGTAAAGAACCTTACACAGGAGGAGCGCTTTCGTGCCTTTCTCAAATCCGATTCTTTTTCATTTCCGCTAGATTGGAAAGACTATGCGGTGACATTCGGCAAACTGGCCGATGGACGGGAGTTCCCTCTAAATAGATATTCCCGATGGACAGGACGTCCTCCCGTATTCGGAGGAGGAATGACCCCATCCACTGTGGAACCTGAGATAGTCATAGCCGCCGCAAAAGAAGGTTATGTAGTCGAATGGGCCGGAGGAGGACAAGTAACGGAGGAACTTTTTAGAAAGCGATTGGAGTTGATCCGTCAAGAGCTTCCACCCGGAAAAGGAATCATAGTTAACCTCCTTTATCTTGACGCTTATCTTTGGAATCTTCAAGTTCCGCTTGTCAAGAAATGCAAATCGGAAGGAGCCCCGATCGACGGAGTAACGATCTCTGCAGGCATTCCGGAACCGGACGAAGCGGTTAGACTTTTGGAGGAATTTTCCTCGTTAGGAATTTGGTTAAATTCGTTTAAACCCGGCACTGTAGATCAAATTCAAAAAGTATTAAGGATTGCTGATAAAGTTCCGCATATCACTTTCATGATGCAGATTGAAGGCGGAGCGGCAGGTGGACATCATAGCTGGGAAGATTTGGAGGACCTGGTCCAAAGCACTTACGGAGAAATTCGAAAAAGATCGAATCTGATTCTCGCGGTAGGCGGAGGAATCGGGTCGCCGGAAGATTCAGCATTATGGCTATCCGGAGACTGGGATCCCAAGAATAAAAAGCCCGTGGACGCTGTCTTTCTCGGGACTCGATTGATGGCCGCGAAGGAATGTAAAACCTCGCTTGCGATTAAGAAAGAATTAGTCAGAAAATCCGGCGATGCGGACTGGCTAAAAACGAAAGAAGGAAAAGATGTCGGTGGAGTCGTATCCGGAAAATCGGGATTAGGAGCGGACATATATTATGCTTCTAATACTTGGACAAAGCTTTCGGAGTTGGCCGAAAAAATTACGAAAGGGAAGGAGCCGAAAGAGGCTAGGCGGAACGTTTTGGATCATAAGGCGGAATTGATAGAACTAATCAATCGGACCGCCAAACCGTACTTTGGCGACATTGATGCCATGAGTTACAACGACGTACTGGAAAGGTTCGTAGAACTGACGTGTCCTGGGGAACGACTTCGGTCAAGTGAAGGCGACTGGCCGGATCATCCGTTTATCGATTTTAGTTTTCGGACCCGCTTGCAAGAACTCTTCTTACGTTTTGAGGGAAGGCTCTTATTTCCGGTTAAGGAAGTAGAATCTTTGCTTCAGCGAATCGAGGATTTAGACGATCCGAATGCATTCTTGATTCGTTGGAGAAAAACCTATCCGATCGGAAACGATCTGTTCATACTTCCGGAAGATCGCGAATTTTTCTTGGAAGTTTGTAAGCGTCCCGGAAAGCCCGTAAACTTTATTCCGATTTTGGATGAGGATCTAGTGCGTTGGATTCGATCGGACTCTCTTTGGTATTCGCATTGTATCGATATGGATCCGAATTCCTGTCCATGGATTCCGGGTCCTAGGGCATTAGTAGGTTTGTTAAAGGAAAACGAGCCTGTCTCGGAGATTCTGAAAAGTTTCGTGAATGGTTTAAAATCCGAGGTAGAGCCGATTAAGATCGAACTTTGGAAGGAGTTCCTGCCTCGGAAGAATTCGGAACCTCTCCAAGGAGTAGAATTTATTCGATCGGAAAGTAAGACGGAAGCGTTTTTACCATCGTTAGAATTCGTTCAAAAAGAAACTTGGATCGCTTTTTTAAGTCGACAAGGCGAAGGAATGATCTCGGCTCTCTTGGCCTGCGCTAGGATTAATGGAAAAGTTTCCGACATACCTGATTGGTTTTCACCAAGCTTGTGCAGAAAGTTTTCCTGGCGGGTTGCGGATTCCGGCGAACTTATTGAGCTATGCGCTTATAAAGAAGGAGACACCTTGCCGTCCGTCACTCTTCGCCTACTGGGGAAAAAATCCGCGGAGCTGACTCTTTTCTTCTCTCACCCGCAAGATCACGATTATATTCCTTTTAATAGAAGATTTACGGCCGTGGATGAGCCTGACGTTCTATTTTTGGAAGATGGAGAATTCCGTTCCGAATCGATCCGTTCTTTCTATTCAACTGTTTGGAAATTGGGGAACCATCAAGAATTCGCACATTCCATTCAATTTCCATTATATTCAAACGGTTCTTACAAGGAGAAAAAAAATGAAAGGGCAATTGAACGGAGCGAGATCGTAGATTTCCGAAAGGCGACTAACGATTATTTTAGAAAAGATTTCGAGGAAGGGCGCGACCTTTTTTCGTCTTTGTCCATGGGAGCGGTTTTCGCTTGGAAAGAAATCATCGGGCCTTTGTTCTCGTTCCCGAAAGCGGATTTATTCCGTCTTTTACATCTCTCCCAGAATTTCACTTGGAAACCCTCGGCTGCCGGTTTGAAAGTAGGCGATCTCATATCATCCTCGGCTCGAATTTCCAGCGTGGAAAAACTTGCCGATGCAACCGCAGTTTACGTGTCGGGAGAAATTTGGAATCGCGAGGTTAGTGTTGCAAGTTTCGAGACGGGCTTTTTACTGCGCGGATTACGGGTGGATTTTGCGAGTTTCGATTCTAGGCAGAAGGAAGAAGGCATTCTCGTTTCCTCGCTTGCCAAAGCTGACGTTCTTAGGCAAATATCCTGGATTCGGAAGAAAAGCGATTCGACGGAAATCCTGCAAGGCGACGTCTTACGATTTCAGACTCAAAAACGGTTATCGGTTTCGGAGGGAAAGGAAACTCGACATGAAATCGAAGGAATCGTTTATCGGATCGATAAGCTAGGAAATAAATCAATATATGCCGATTTTATTATAAATGAAAAAACGGTCGGAACCGAAACTTCCTCCTTAGATCGAATTTTTCAGGTCTTTGAATCGGCGGACTCTCCGATTCCTTTGAAGAAAAAATATAAGCTCGTATCCGAAGTATTTCGGGCGCCTAACGATATGAGCTCATACTCCGCCGCTTCGCAAGATGCGAATCCGATTCATACGGATCCGAATTTTGCCCGTTTCGGAGGTTGGGAAAGACCTATCGTTCACGGACTCTGGACTTCTTCCCAGGTGACGAACATACTCGTTAGATTTGCTTGTGGCGGAGATTCGTCCAGACTAGTTTCTTTGAAGGAAACCTTCGAGGCTCCGGTTTATCTAAACGAAGAATTACGTTTGGATGCATTTCACGTAGCACAATCCTCGGGGAATCAGGTCATTGAAATCTCCCTTCAATCTAAAAACGGTGAGACTAAATTGAAGGCGGAGGCGCTCGTTTCTCCGGCTAAAACCTCCTACGTGTTTACGGGGCAAGGTTCCCAATCTCAGGGAATGGGAATGAAACTTCTGGAGGAGTTCCCCGAAGCTAGAGAAATTTGGACGCAAGCGGAGCATACTGCAAATTCCGAATTGGGATTCTCTTTACTGGAGATAGTGCGCAATAATCCGACTTCGATTCGGTGCGGCGGGAGAGATTGGGTTCACCCAAAAGGAGTTCTACACTTAACGCAATTTACTCAAGTAGCCTTGGTTGCAAAATCCCTAGCGGACTGGGCTATTCTGAAAAAAAGAGGGTATTTAGTACCTGATTCGCCGTTTGCAGGTCATTCCTTAGGAGAATTTTCCGCGTTGGCGGCCAGAGGATTTATCGGTTCTGAAAACGTATTTAAAATCGTATACAATCGCGGTTTTACTATGCAAAGACTGGTTCCGAGGGATGCGGCGGGAAAAAGTAATTATGCGATGAGCGTGGTTCTAGGAAACCGTCACGTAGGGTTGAACGAAGCTAAGATATTGGAGTTGGTAAACGAATCTAAAAAAGAAACAGGTCTTCATTTAGAAGTAGTAAATTATAATATTCGAGATAAGCAATATTCTGTAACGGGCCATATCGAAGCATTGGAATTGCTGGAGGCGAAATCCAAAAAATTCGCTAAGGGTAAAAAAACTACGATTAGATTGGAAGGGATAGATGTACCGTTCCATTCGCGTATATTATTTTCAGGCGTTCCGGATTTCCGCGCTACCTTAGAGCAGAATATTCCCTCCGATTTGCCCTTACGGGATCTGGACGGGAAATACATTCCGAATTTAGTCGCTATTCCGTTCAGCGTATCGAAAGAGTTCCTTCAAACGTTGATGGATGTCTCGGGAAGCGAATATATCTCGGCTCTTTTAAAGAAGAATCCCGAAGAATTGGATTCAAACGAAGTTAGACGAACGATCTTAATCGAACTATTGGCATATCAATTTGCTATGCCGGTGCAATGGATTCGGACTCAGGAAGTGTTCTTCGGAGAACTCGGAATCAATCGTTTAATCGACGTCGGAGCAAGGGGAGATCTGTCCGGAATGGCAAGGCAAACTCTGAAAGACCGGACGGACTCTTCCAAATTTCAAATTCTTCATTTGGAAGAGAACAGGGATGAAGTTTTTTACGAGAAAGAGGATGTTCCCGACGCAGAATGGAGCGTTCAAATCGAAGAAGCCGAATCGCTTCCCGAGGAATCGAAATCGTCCACCTCTGTGGAACATAACGTATCCGTTCCGCCAGTTGTTAAAGAAGAGGTTATCATCGCCTCGCATAACGGTTCTTCTTTAGAAATCCCGAATGTAACTCTGGATCGAAAGGATGCACTCTTCTCCCTTCTATCGCTGAAAGCGGGAGTTCGCGTGGACGAAATTTCCGAATCCGGGACCGTCGACGATCTATTCGGGGGAAACTCCTCGAAACGAAATCAAGCGCTCGCGGATATCGGTTCCGAATTCAGAACAAACGCCTTAGAAGGTGCACACGAAAAGCCTTTGAAAGATTTCATCCAAGTACTTGCGGATCGGATGCCGTACGAGCAACCGGGCCCTTACTTGCGAAGTGCGTTTGAAGAGACCGTAAAGAAATTCTTCCCTCCTGAATTCGGACGAAAAGAAATCTTTCAACACTTGAAAGAAGAACGAATGTTAAGTGAAGGCGGAGTCTTTGCCGTAAGCATTTATCTACCTTTGGCGGCCAGGGATGGAGAATCTCTCGGAAAAGGAGCTTTGAGTTCGATCGGACTCAAAAGCAGACTTACCGGTGCAAAAGAATCCGTGCGTTGGCTGGATCAGGCCGTGGATCTTTTCTCCTCATGGAAAAAAGTCCAAATTCCCAAAAGATCGGCTTTTTCAAGTAGCGGAGGAGGCGGAGCGAAAGTGGACGCAGCGGCGTTAGAGGCTTTGGAAAGGAAATACTTCGGTCTCGAAGGAGCTTTTGCAAAATCAATACGAGACTTGAGAAGACGTCTTTTGGAAGACGACCCATATTCGGAATATTTAATTCACGATTTGAGTAAGATCGAAGAAGGTCGCTCCGTTCTCGACAAAAGCGAAAATCGAATTCTTCCCATTTTCTCCGAAAAGAAAATCGTTTCTTTCAAAAATTCCCACCAATGGGCGAAGAAGAGAATTTTAGCTATCGCGGCACAATTTTTAAAAGGTGAAATTCGGGAATTTTCCAAAGAAGACACACTCTATTTCGGCAATCATTCCGACTCCGAAATTCTGGATATTTTGGAATATTGGAAAGTTGCCTTCGGGAAAAAGGCCGACAAATCCGTTTTATCGGACGAGAGGAAAAGGTTTGAAAACGCTAACCTGCAATTTTCGAGATTAAAGGATCGCCTTTCCGAAAGAATCGACGAATCTCCGATCTTTGTGTATCCTCGAGTTGTCCACCGACCGGATTTGAGAGATGGGGAAAACGGTTCATTGGTCTGCGACGACGAAGAAGTAGAACTAAATCCGGCAGTCAGTTATTCAAGATTCTCATTTCTGGAATCCAGCGAAGACTTCGGGTCGACTTTCGAAAGAAACGAAGCGGGAACTAAAGAATATTCGAAAATTCTAAATGATCTTTGTCTAACCGGAATTTCGTTTTCAGGAAAGAAAGTCTTGGTCACCGGCGCGGGCCCCGGATCCATCGCTTCGGAAATAGTAAAAGCCTTTTTATTGGGAGGTGCGGATGTAGTCCTGACTACCAGTTCCTATTCTTCGGATAGAATCGGGTTTTATAAAAAACTGTATCAGAGATACGGCGCGAAAAATTCTTCCCTTCAAGTCGTTCCTTTTTCACAGGGATCATTTGCGGACATTCGTTCTCTTGCTGATTGGCTGGATTCTAAAAACTGGATTCCTGATTTTCTATTTCCATTTGCTGCAATCGGAGAAGAAAATACGGCTTCGGCCTTGGACGATACTTCTCTTCTTTCGATAAGGATAATGCTTGTCGGAGTCGAAAAATTGATCGGGGAACTGGGTAAGCGAAGAGTGAATTTCGACGATGCGGAACATAAACTCAACGTTATCCTACCCTTGTCTCCGAATCACGGGATATTCGGTAGGGATGGAATGTATGCCGAGACGAAACTCGGCTTAGAAACTTTGTTCCGTAAGAAATTTTCGGAAGCTGCCGATTGGGGGCGATCCGTACGGATACTCGGAGGAGTTATCGGATGGGTGCGCGGAACCGGCCTTATGGAAGCCAACGATTTATTGGCTCCTATTTTAGAAGACCAAACGGGAATGCGAACCTTCTCGCGTTCCGAAATGGGATTTTTACTAATCGGTTTAGCCGGCTGGAGTATGCGGAACGGCTCGCTGGAGGTCGTGAAGGCGGATCTAACGGGAAATTTACGGGATGTAAAAAATCTAGGAGAACGTCTGGCTAAGATTCGTGCTGAAATAATCGCTCGTAACAAACATACGACGGAAATCCAAAACATAAGCTCGACATTGTATCCGACTCGCCCCGTTAGAAAGGTTAAGCCTATTCCGAAACAAGGCTTGGCGTTTCCGGAAGCCCCAAATGCAACGGACTTGGAGGAATTTAAACAAACCATTAAAACCGATCTAAGTAAATTGGTCTGCGTCGTCGGATACTCCGAACTCGGTCCGGGTGGGAGTTCACTCACTCGTTGGGACTTGGAAAAATTCGGAACTCTATCTCTGGAAGCGAGTTTGGAGATGGCTTGGATGATGGGCTATATTCAATATCGTACCGGAGAAAAGGGTAAGGTCTGGACTGATGTGAAAACGGGAGAAGAAATTCAGGAGTGGGAAGTTAAGGAGAAGTATGAAAGCGAAATCCTAAAGCACTCGGGGATTAGAATCGTAGAGGTTAAAAGTTCAGGATTTGATCCGACGGAGATTTCCGTATTCGCCGACGTGGTATTGGAGGAAGACTTTTACATTCCAGTATCGAGTTCGGAAGAGGCGGAAGAATTCCGAAAAGCCGAACCGGAAATTACGGAGATCTACAATAATCAAAAATCCGAAAAATGGTTCATTAAAAGGAAAAAAGGATCCGTATTAAAAATTCGTAAAGCGTCGGCGATCAACAGAAAAATCGCCGGTCAAATCCCCGACGGTTGGGACCCGGAAAAATACGGAATTCCTAAAGATCTCATTCGGCAGGTCGATATGATTACGATATTCAATCTGTACTGCACTTGCGAAGCATATTTGCGAGCTGGACTGGATCCGTTCGAACTTTTTGAAACCGTCCATCCTAGTCAAGTCGGGACCACCGTCGGATCGGGTATGGGTGGCATGAAGATGCTAAAACGTCTATTCCTGGATTATCGTTTGGGAGATGAAAGACAACATGACGCGCTTCAGGAGGCGTTGATCAACGTCACTGCTGCCTGGGCAGTTACCTCCTACGCCGGAATTTACGGAACGATGCAAACGCCCGTTGCAGCCTGTGCGACAGGCGGGATTTCAATTGAACTTGCTAGAGACACGATACTTTCGGGAAAGGCGAAATTTATGATCGCAGGAGCATTCGACGATATTGCGGAAGAAAGCATGATCGGCTTTGGAGATATGAATGCCACGGCAAATTCGGAAGAAATGGCCGAACATGGAATCGAACCTTCTAGCATTTGCAGACCGAACGATATTCGTAGAAACGGTTTTTTGGAATCGCAAGGAGGAGGGATTATTCTTCTATCAAGAGGAGATATCGCTCTGCAGATGGGGTTGCCGGTATACGGAATCGTAGGCTTTGCTGCATCTCGTACGGACGGTATTCAATCTTCGATTCCGGCTCCTGGAATCGGACTTCTTTCCTTGGCAGCGGATTCAGAAACCGAGTCTTCTCCTCTAAAGGAAGCGTTGTTAGATTTCGGATTAAGCGCGGACGATATCGCTTTAGTATATAAACATGATACGTCTACGAAAGCGAATGATAAGAACGAAAATAGGCTTTTGCATACTCTGATGCGAAAATTGGGAAGAACACCTGGCAATTCTCTCGCAGTCGTTTCTCAAAAATCTCTGACCGGGCATCCGAAGGCCGGCGCGGCAGTTTGGCAAACGATAGGGCTTCTTCAATCCTTAGAGGAAGGAGTGATCTCGGGAAATCGTAATTTGGAGGACGTAGATTCGGATATGAACGTCTACTCTTCGCTTAGCTTTACCGACGAGACGATATCCTTCGGAAAAAATTTCTGGAAAGCCGGAATGTTAAGTACATTAGGTTTCGGTCATATAGGAGCTTTAGTTCTACTGCTGCATCGTAATTTCTTTTGGGTCTCTTTGAATGAGGACGAGAAGCGAGAATATCTGAAATTGCGAAAAAAAAGGGAAAACTATGCGGGTCGTCGCTATAACGAAATACGTTTAGGCACGGGCGTTAATCTCTACGAAAAGAAAACCCATTCCTTTGTGGAATCCGATCAGGAAGAATCCGTTCTTCTGGATGCATCTTTCAGAGTCGCTGCACAGTCTACCGAACATTTCTTGGAAGAATCGAAGGAACATAAAAGCGCAGGGATAAGAAGTTGA